ACTCAACGATGTCGATGCCATTGCCTGCACCGTCGGCCCGGGTTTGGCAGGTGCGCTGCTGGTGGGTACGGCTTGTGCGAATGCGATTGCATTTGCATTGAACAAACCTGTGATTGATGTCCATCACCTTGAAGGACATTTACTGTCGCCTTTGCTGTCCAGCAATCCGCCAGAATTTCCTTTCATCGCTTTACTGGTTTCAGGTGGTCACACCCAATTGATGCGTGTGGATGGTGTGGGTCAATATCAACTGTTGGGTGAAACATTGGACGACGCAGCAGGCGAAGCGTTTGACAAAACCGCCAAAGTGCTGGGCTTGTCCTACCCGGGTGGCCCCGCGGTTTCAAAAATAGCGGAGTCAGGCGTGCCCAACCGCTTCAAATTTGGCCGCCCCATGATGCACAACGGTGATTTTGATTTCAGCTTTGCGGGTTTAAAAACAGCGGTGTTGACCCAAGCCAAAAAACTGCAAATGATTGCTCCTTTGACCGATCAAGACAAAGCAGACATTGCGCATGCCTTTGTCGAATCGGCGGTGGATGTACTAACCTACAAGGCATTTAAAGCATTGCAAGCCAGCGGGTTCAACCGTTTGGTGATTGCAGGTGGTGTCGGTGCAAATGCCCAGCTGCGCGCACGTTTAAACGCCATGGCGATCAAACACGGCTTTAAAGTGTTCTATCCTGAATTGCATTTATGCACCGACAACGGTGCGATGATTGCGTTGGCAGGGTGTTTGTCTGCGCAACAAGATCCATCCCTGCTCAAGCATCAAGACACATTCACAGTGCGGCCACGATGGCCATTGTATTCATAAAACACATAAAAAAGAGGTGCAAACGCACCTCTTTTTTTCATCAAAGCCCCGCTCATTTAAACTTTTATTTGATGTTGGGCGGCCCTTTGAATCGATTGCGCTCTCCAAAGCCCCACCAAAACACAGCCAAGAACACCACCAAAGCAATGATCGCATAAAGCACTTTTTCATTGGGTGGTTGAATGCCCACAAAAATCAACACCAGACCACCGATCACCGCCAGTAATGCGATGGGTTTGGACAAACCGCCCAAATCAAACGGGCCTTTTTTCGTCCAAGTTTTGCCTTCCACAAAGAAACCAACCGCCGTGGGCATGATGTAAGAGATGTACATGAACACCGCACATGCCGTAGACAAAACCACAAAAGCATCACCGTACAATGTCGCCACAAACGATGAAATGGCGGTTGCCCAAATGGCAGCAGTGGGTGCTTTGGTAACAGGGTCAACCGATTTCAATGCATTGGATGCGGGCAAACCACC
The window above is part of the Ephemeroptericola cinctiostellae genome. Proteins encoded here:
- the tsaD gene encoding tRNA (adenosine(37)-N6)-threonylcarbamoyltransferase complex transferase subunit TsaD, which translates into the protein MLILGIESSCDETGVALYDSARGLLAHALHSQIDMHVAYGGVVPELASRDHIRRVLPLTDVVLAEAGVTLNDVDAIACTVGPGLAGALLVGTACANAIAFALNKPVIDVHHLEGHLLSPLLSSNPPEFPFIALLVSGGHTQLMRVDGVGQYQLLGETLDDAAGEAFDKTAKVLGLSYPGGPAVSKIAESGVPNRFKFGRPMMHNGDFDFSFAGLKTAVLTQAKKLQMIAPLTDQDKADIAHAFVESAVDVLTYKAFKALQASGFNRLVIAGGVGANAQLRARLNAMAIKHGFKVFYPELHLCTDNGAMIALAGCLSAQQDPSLLKHQDTFTVRPRWPLYS